A genomic window from Solanum dulcamara chromosome 11, daSolDulc1.2, whole genome shotgun sequence includes:
- the LOC129875285 gene encoding delta(24)-sterol reductase-like, translating into MSDAKAAAATVRPRRKIQLVDFLLSFRWIIVIFFVLPFSFLYYFSIYLGDLKSERKSYKQRQMEHDENVKEVVKRLGQRDASKDGLVCTARPPWVVVGMRNVDYKRARHFEVDLSKFRNILEIDTERMIARCEPLVNMAQISRVTIPMNLSLAVLAELDDLTVGGLINGFGVEGSSHIFGLFSDTVVSLEVVLADGKVVRATKDNEYSDLFYAIPWSQGTLGLLLSAEIKLIPVDQYVKLTYKPVRGNLKELAQAYADSFAPKDGDQDNPTKVPEMVEGMIYSPTEGVMMTGMYASKKEAKRRGNVINNYGWWFKPWFYQHAQTALKRGEFVEYIPTRDYYHRHTRSLYWEGKLILPFGDQFWFRFLLGWLMPPKIALLKATQSEAIRNYYHDHHVIQDLLVPLYKVGDCLEWVHREMEVYPIWLCPHRIYKLPVRPMIYPEPGFEKHKRQGDTEYAQMYTDVGVYYVPGAVWRGEPYDGAEKCRQLELWLIENHGFQAQYAVTELSEKNFWRMFDNSLYEQCRRKYKAIGTFMSVYYKSKKGRKTEKEVQEAEQEKAEQETPEVDEPAD; encoded by the exons ATGTCCGATGCTAAGGCCGCCGCGGCCACAGTTCGTCCCAGGAGGAAGATCCAGTTGGTGGACTTTCTTCTCTCATTTCGATGGATCATTGTTATCTTCTTTGTCCTGCCATTCTCGTTCCTTTATTACTTCTCCATATATCTAGGGGATTTGAAATCTGAGAGGAAATCATACAAGCAGCGACAAATGGAACACGATGAAAATGTTAAAGAGGTTGTGAAGCGCCTTGGACAGAGGGATGCATCAAAGGATGGTCTTGTCTGCACGGCCAGGCCTCCttgggttgttgttggtatgagAAATGTCGACTATAAACGTGCTCGTCATTTTGAAGTTGATCTTTCTAAGTTTAGAAATATACTTGAAATCGATACGGAAAGAATGATTGCCAGATGTGAGCCTCTAGTCAATATGGCCCAAATTTCAAGGGTCACTATCCCAATGAATCTTTCCCTGGCAGTTCTCGCTGAGCTTGATGATCTTACCGTTGGTGGTTTGATCAATGGGTTCGGGGTCGAAGGAAGCTCTCACATCTTTGGACTCTTCTCTGACACTGTTGTATCACTTGAGGTTGTTCTAGCAGATGGAAAGGTTGTTAGAGCTACAAAGGACAATGAGTATTCTGATCTTTTCTATGCAATCCCGTGGTCTCAGGGGACATTGGGGCTTCTTCTTTCAGCTGAGATCAAGCTTATACCAGTTGATCAATACGTAAAACTTACCTACAAACCTGTAAGGGGTAATCTTAAAGAGCTTGCACAGGCTTATGCGGATTCTTTTGCACCTAAAGATGGAGACCAAGACAATCCTACTAAAGTTCCAGAGATGGTAGAAGGCATGATTTATAGTCCAACGGAAGGTGTTATGATGACCGGTATGTATGCTTCGAAGAAAGAAGCCAAGCGAAGGGGTAATGTAATCAACAATTATGGTTGGTGGTTCAAACCATGGTTTTACCAACATGCTCAAACTGCACTGAAAAGAGGGGAATTTGTGGAGTACATTCCAACTAGGGACTACTACCACAGACACACGAGATCCTTGTATTGGGAAGGGAAACTAATTCTTCCATTTGGTGATCAGTTCTGGTTTAGGTTCCTCTTAGGATGGCTCATGCCACCCAAGATCGCTCTGCTCAAAGCCACTCAAAGTGAGGCTATTAGAAACTATTACCATGACCATCATGTCATTCAGGATCTGCTTGTTCCTCTTTACAAGGTCGGCGATTGTCTAGAGTGGGTCCACCGCGAGATGGAG GTATATCCCATTTGGCTGTGCCCACACAGAATTTACAAGCTGCCAGTGAGACCTATGATCTACCCTGAACCAGGATTCGAGAAACACAAAAGGCAGGGTGACACCGAATATGCTCAAATGTACACTGATGTCGGTGTCTACTATGTTCCTGGAGCTGTCTGGAGGGGTGAGCCGTATGATGGTGCAGAGAAATGTCGCCAACTTGAGCTTTGGTTGATCGAAAACCATGGATTTCAGGCTCAATACGCGGTGACTGAGCTGTCAGAGAAGAACTTCTGGAGGATGTTTGATAACAGCCTGTACGAGCAGTGCAGAAGGAAGTACAAAGCCATCGGAACGTTCATGAGTGTGTACTATAAATCAAAGAAAGGAAGGAAGACAGAGAAGGAGGTGCAGGAAGCTGAGCAAGAGAAAGCTGAACAAGAAACTCCTGAAGTTGATGAACCTGCAGATTGA
- the LOC129873506 gene encoding photosystem I reaction center subunit III, chloroplastic-like has translation MSLTIPANLSKPISTSKLSSQLTTKPRTSTIVCSSNQTPASTKTEESSSSLKAFSAALALSSILLSAPVLPASADISGLTPCKESKQFAKREKQQIKKLESSLKLYAPDSAPALAINATIEKTKRRFDNYGKQGLLCGSDGLPHLIVSGDQRHWGEFITPGILFLYIAGWIGWVGRSYLIAVRDEKKPTMKEIIIDVPLANRLVWRGFIWPVAAYREYLNGDLIDPNV, from the exons atgtCTCTCACTATTCCTGCAAATCTTTCAAAACCCATTTCAACATCAAAGCTTAGCTCTCAATTAACCACAAAACCAAGAACTTCAACCATAGTCTGCTCTTCAAACCAAACCCCTGCTTCTACCAAAACAGAGGAAAGTTCTTCTTCTTTAAAGGCATTCTCTGCAGCACTTGCTTTGTCTTCTATTCTGCTGTCAGCACCAGTGCTTCCAGCTTCTGCTGACATCTCTGGCCTCACTCCTTGCAAGGAATCGAAACAGTTTGCTAAGAGGGAGAAACAACAGATCAAGAAGCTTGAGAGTTCTTTGAAGCTTTATGCACCTGATAGCGCCCCTGCACTTGCTATTAATGCCACCATTGAGAAAACCAAGCGCAG GTTTGATAACTATGGGAAACAAGGATTGTTGTGTGGATCAGATGGACTGCCACACTTGATAGTGAGTGGAGACCAAAGGCACTGGGGTGAGTTCATCACACCAGGGATCCTCTTCTTATACATTGCTGGTTGGATTGGGTGGGTAGGAAGGAGCTACTTGATTGCAGTAAGAGATGAAAAGAAACCAACAATGAAGGAGATCATCATTGATGTTCCATTGGCTAATAGGCTCGTCTGGAGAGGCTTCATCTGGCCTGTTGCTGCATACAGAGAGTACTTGAATGGAGATCTCATTGACCCTAATGTCTAA
- the LOC129873551 gene encoding E3 ubiquitin-protein ligase WAV3-like, translating to MSGSWSKLQKALSFRQPKSSPENASSDPKSPPSSRLPSAASSSTFSRFSRSFSSTSRSSKRTCAICLGSMKPGNGQAIFTAECVHSFHFSCIANSVKHGNYLCPICRCKWKEIPLMSSFSTDANTNNAGRTRVSPLEDNSLDNIPLVPPPVSLPLPEPLHFSDDEPLPSITVDQTPSPSTIHPEAVVLKAFPEYSAVAASGTMSRFAVLVGVRAPPLAEDARHQERAPIDLITVLDISGSMAGSKLTLLKQAVCFVIDNLGPSDRLAIVTFSSGAQRNFPLRRMTEQGRREAAQAVNAISANGGTNIVEGLKKGVRVLEERRERNPVASIVLLSDGRDTYNCDNANQRRSPRYRRSTNAASGPDFLNLLPSSICPRNREALAAGQLPTFHVHTFGFGLDHDSSAMHAISDASGGTFSFIETVGTVQDAFAMCIGGLLSVVAQELKLTVRSASRGVDIVSIPSGRYASEISEQGNQGVINIGNLYADEEKEFLVYLSVPSAEIEQSAAKTSLLQITCSYKNTTSEEMVSVEGETVEIRRPPVLSPTDVIISREVDRQINRLAVAETIAEAQQLAEMGNLEGAQAVLTNRRATLLSSVSSQAGDALCSWLDTELTEIRERMASRERYEQTGRAYVLSGLSSHSWQRATTRGNTTTQIILQGGSSSNSGATIYETPSMVNMISKSQNLSLVNRADQVPRQNKTCNLPPPPS from the exons ATGTCAGGTTCATGGAGCAAACTCCAAAAAGCGCTGTCGTTTAGGCAACCTAAATCTTCTCCAGAGAATGCATCCTCTGATCCCAAATCACCACCTTCCAGTCGCCTGCCCTCTGCCGCATCTTCATCCACTTTCTCCCGTTTCTCCAGAAGCTTCAGTAGCACCTCCCGATCCTCTAAG CGAACATGTGCCATTTGCCTTGGGAGTATGAAACCAGGGAATGGTCAGGCCATATTCACTGCTGAATGCGTCCACTCATTCCACTTCAGCTGCATTGCTAACAGTGTTAAACATGGAAACTACCTCTGCCCCATCTGCAGATGCAAATGGAAAGAGATTCCTCTTATGTCGTCCTTCAGTACGGATGCAAACACTAATAATGCTGGGCGGACTCGTGTCTCTCCACTTGAAGATAATTCCCTTGACAACATTCCTCTTGTTCCACCACCCGTGTCTCTGCCCCTTCCTGAGCCCCTTCACTTCTCTGATGATGAACCTCTTCCCAGCATCACTGTGGATCAGACTCCCTCCCCTTCCACTATTCATCCAGAGGCTGTAGTCTTGAAAGCTTTCCCTGAATATTCTGCAGTTGCTGCTTCTGGAACTATGTCAAGATTTGCTGTTCTTGTTGGAGTAAGGGCACCCCCACTTGCTGAAGATGCTCGGCACCAAGAGCGTGCCCCTATTGACCTGATCACAGTTCTAGATATTAGTGGCAGTATGGCTGGATCAAAATTGACTCTCCTAAAGCAAGCAGTTTGTTTTGTCATAGATAACTTGGGGCCTTCTGACCGTCTAGCTATAGTTACCTTTTCATCAGGAGCTCAAAGAAACTTCCCCTTGCGAAGGATGACAGAACAAGGGCGTAGAGAGGCTGCACAGGCTGTCAATGCCATTTCAGCAAATGGTGGGACAAACATCGTGGAAGGACTCAAGAAGGGGGTTCGAGTTCTTGAAGAAAGACGTGAAAGGAACCCAGTTGCAAGCATTGTTCTCTTGTCAGATGGGAGAGACACCTATAACTGTGATAATGCCAACCAACGGCGAAGTCCTCGGTACCGGAGATCCACAAATGCAGCCTCAGGTCCCGACTTTCTGAATCTATTGCCTTCTTCCATTTGTCCTCGCAATAGAGAAGCACTAGCAGCAGGACAGCTGCCAACTTTCCATGTACATACGTTTGGATTCGGTTTAGACCATGATTCCTCTGCTATGCATGCTATCTCAGATGCATCAGGTGGTACATTTTCGTTCATTGAGACTGTTGGTACTGTTCAAGATGCCTTTGCAATGTGTATTGGTGGTCTCCTCAGTGTTGTAGCCCAGGAACTTAAGCTTACTGTTAGGTCAGCATCACGTGGAGTAGATATTGTATCCATCCCTTCAGGAAGATATGCAAGTGAAATTTCTGAACAGGGAAATCAAGGGGTAATAAACATCGGCAACCTGTATGCAGATGAGGAAAAAGAATTCCTTGTCTACTTGTCTGTTCCCTCAGCTGAAATTGAGCAAAGCGCAGCAAAGACCTCTCTGTTGCAAATTACATGCAGTTACAAGAATACCACATCCGAAGAAATGGTCAGTGTGGAGGGTGAGACAGTTGAGATACGTCGGCCACCAGTGCTGTCTCCTACAGATGTGATAATAAGTCGTGAGGTTGATAGGCAGATAAACAGGCTGGCAGTAGCAGAAACCATTGCAGAGGCACAACAATTGGCAGAAATGGGAAATCTTGAGGGTGCTCAAGCCGTGCTAACTAACCGAAGAGCCACTCTTCTATCTTCTGTATCCTCCCAAGCAGGCGATGCTCTCTGTAGCTGGCTTGACACAGAACTGACTGAAATCAGAGAGAGGATGGCAAGCAGGGAGCGCTACGAACAAACAGGACGAGCCTATGTCCTCTCGGGTTTGAGCTCACATTCTTGGCAAAGAGCCACAACTAGAGGAAACACCACAACACAAATAATACTGCAAGGTGGTAGCTCAAGCAATAGTGGCGCCACCATTTATGAAACTCCATCTATGGTCAACATGATCTCAAAGTCACAGAACTTAAGTCTTGTTAATCGTGCTGATCAAGTTCCCCGCCAGAACAAGACATGCAACTTACCTCCTCCACCATCCTAG
- the LOC129873508 gene encoding LOB domain-containing protein 4-like produces MKECGKNSSSPCAACKLLRRRCGHDCVFAPYFPADEPHKFANVHKVFGASNVSKMLQELPEQKRGDAVSSMVYEANARVRDPVYGCVGAISSLQQQIDMLRTQLAMAQAEVVQLKLRQSTSITNSPPNSGSPIMGSQPKGYAHFHMDLDVDQSNGFSEPMWPY; encoded by the exons ATGAAGGAGTGTGGGAAGAATAGTAGCTCACCATGTGCAGCTTGCAAGTTATTGAGAAGAAGATGTGGTCATGACTGTGTCTTTGCACCTTATTTTCCTGCTGATGAACCCCACAAGTTTGCTAATGTTCATAAGGTCTTTGGTGCTAGTAATGTCAGCAAGATGTTACAG GAATTGCCAGAGCAAAAAAGAGGAGATGCAGTGAGTAGCATGGTGTATGAAGCTAATGCTAGAGTTAGAGATCCAGTTTATGGATGTGTTGGAGCCATTTCATCTCTTCAACAACAAATTGATATGCTAAGAACCCAATTAGCTATGGCCCAAGCTGAGGTGGTCCAATTGAAGCTAAGACAATCCACAAGCATTACTAATAGTCCACCAAATAGTGGGTCTCCCATTATGGGCTCCCAGCCCAAAGGATATGCTCATTTCCATATGGATTTGGATGTAGACCAGTCCAATGGATTCAGTGAGCCCATGTGGCCATATTAG
- the LOC129872602 gene encoding exopolygalacturonase-like has protein sequence MGCDVEVSQVHCIDSVFNVQNFGAFPDGKTDNNQAFLKAWNQICQSNAGGTLFIPTGTFLLNAITFNGPCKGPTYFNINGVLRAPIGKCKDEYWILFQHINGLTINGNGSLDGQGPSSWSLYNANTQNPPASIKFNGMSNALIQDIASINSKFFHFQINNCKGVHFRNVNITAPGDSPNTDGIHIGNSNDIIINKSNISTGDDCISIGPGSSNIHISEVNCGPGHGISIGSLGKYQNEADVNGVIVTNCTIVKTQNGVRIKSWAPSPPSKVYNVTFENIKVNYVKNPIVIDQHYCPHSSCSNQGDSQVKISDVQFTNIKGTSASKVGVVLDCSKSVPCQGIELKGLDLTFNGQGTTTATCSNANMTFYGQQTPSHCA, from the exons ATGGGTTGTGATGTAGAA GTTTCTCAAGTTCATTGTATTGATTCAGTGTTCAATGTTCAAAATTTTGGTGCCTTTCCTGATGGGAAGACTGATAATAACCAG GCATTTTTGAAGGCATGGAACCAAATATGTCAAAGCAATGCAGGAGGCACACTCTTTATTCCAACAGGAACTTTCTTGTTGAATGCAATAACATTTAATGGCCCATGCAAAGGCCCAACCTATTTTAACATTAATGGAGTTTTGAGAGCTCCCATTGGGAAATGCAAAGATGAATACTGGATATTATTTCAGCATATTAATGGGCTCACTATTAATGGAAATGGTTCTTTAGATGGCCAAGGCCCATCTTCATGGTCCCTATATAATGCCAACACCCAAAATCCTCCTGCg TCGATAAAATTCAACGGTATGAGCAATGCCTTAATACAAGATATAGCATCAATCAACAGCAAGTTCTTCCACTTCCAAATTAATAATTGCAAAGGAGTTCATTTCCGGAATGTGAACATAACAGCACCTGGCGATAGCCCAAATACTGACGGGATTCATATAGGCAACTCCAACGATATCATtattaataaatcaaatatttcGACGGGAGATGATTGTATTTCTATTGGCCCTGGTAGTTCTAATATTCATATTTCTGAGGTTAATTGTGGCCCTGGACATGGCATTAGCATTGGAAGTTTAGGAAAGTACCAAAATGAAGCTGATGTGAATGGAGTTATAGTGACTAATTGTACAATTGTGAAGACTCAAAATGGAGTAAGGATAAAGAGTTGGGCACCTTCACCTCCTAGCAAAGTTTACAATGtcacttttgaaaatattaaagtGAATTATGTTAAAAATCCTATCGTCATTGATCAACACTATTGCCCTCACTCATCTTGTAGTAATCAG GGTGACTCACAAGTGAAGATTTCAGATGTTCAATTCACTAACATAAAAGGAACTTCAGCTTCAAAAGTGGGAGTAGTACTTGATTGCAGCAAAAGTGTACCATGTCAAGGAATTGAACTAAAGGGTTTAGACTTAACTTTCAATGGGCAAGGCACCACTACTGCAACTTGTTCAAATGCAAATATGACTTTTTATGGACAGCAAACTCCTTCTCATTGTGCTTGA
- the LOC129873507 gene encoding photosystem I reaction center subunit III, chloroplastic-like, whose protein sequence is MSLTIPTNLSKPISTSKFSSQFTTKSRASTIVCSSSQTPASTKTEESSSSLKAFSAALALSSILLSAPVLPASADISGLTPCKESKQFAKREKQQIKKLESSLKLYAPDSAPALAINATIEKTKRRFDNYGKQGLLCGSDGLPHLIVSGDQRHWGEFITPGILFLYIAGWIGWVGRSYLIAVRDEKKPTMKEIIIDVPLANRLVWRGFIWPVAAYREYLNGDLIDPNV, encoded by the exons ATGTCTCTTACTATTCCAACAAACCTTTCAAAACCCATTTCAACATCTAAGTTTAGCTCTCAATTTACTACAAAATCAAGAGCTTCAACCATAGTCTGCTCTTCAAGCCAGACCCCTGCTTCTACTAAAACAGAGGAAAGTTCATCTTCATTAAAGGCATTCTCTGCAGCACTTGCTTTGTCTTCTATTCTGCTGTCAGCACCAGTGCTTCCAGCTTCTGCTGACATCTCTGGCCTCACTCCTTGCAAGGAATCGAAACAGTTTGCTAAGAGGGAGAAACAACAGATCAAGAAGCTTGAGAGTTCTTTGAAGCTTTATGCACCTGATAGCGCCCCTGCACTTGCTATTAATGCCACCATTGAGAAAACCAAGCGCAG GTTTGATAACTATGGGAAACAAGGATTGTTGTGTGGATCAGATGGACTGCCACACTTGATAGTGAGTGGAGACCAAAGGCACTGGGGTGAGTTCATCACACCAGGGATCCTCTTCTTATACATTGCTGGTTGGATTGGGTGGGTAGGAAGGAGCTACTTGATTGCAGTAAGAGATGAAAAGAAACCAACAATGAAGGAGATCATCATTGATGTTCCATTGGCTAATAGGCTCGTCTGGAGAGGCTTCATCTGGCCTGTTGCTGCATACAGAGAGTACTTGAATGGAGACCTCATTGACCCTAATGTCTAA